taaaaatattttcgTTTAGTACGAgtttagaataataatacttataaaatactaagtaaatcggCTCGTATATATCGGGGGGAgggtaagttataaaatccggttaaaaagagtattaattaaaaaataagttatatttattataattaataacgtcttataatttataaactttataactctcTTCGGGGCcgagcttaatatttatttttattcaaGTAACGtcctattaaaaataattagttttataaattagaaatattttagaaatatttctatttataatagtatcttttttaaaagaaatagtaaataacgccttattatttataatagccttaggCTTTTAAGAGGTATTTAGGGGCGTATTCtagccctttataaataatattattttagtataatattttataaaaaactattaataaagctaaaaatattaatataaaataagaagtaacttataagtaacctcgaggttaataataataaagagggatcccttataaaaaatcgtaaaattaatataataaccctttttaaagtacttcttaagtatactaagaaacgactaataataactattaaaataaaagctattaacctctaaataatagtaataaagttctcttagtaataagattacttaaccttattattataaaaataagtaaataaattacgtatttaattataataataaagataaaacttatattattagttttaaatataaggagaTTCTTAAGCTagccccttttattattaatataaaacttaaagctattactattataataataaaaaggtattataaaattaatttaaaaatatttctaattaattattaataaattttaaatataataataagttttataataaaaatttctAATCAAAGTCGTAATAAAGGGtagaaatttaaaaaaaaaggatataaaagtttaaaaaaaagaacgcgACTTAattagaataaaaaaaaagtataagtcggaattattttttatagagcggactttaattaagtaatagtacccTAATTGGCTATAAtttatttctaaaatatttctagcctaagtaccctaaaaaaaaaaacgaagtctaattagttaaatttagctaggatttattaatatctaagtacttattattatatataggactcttaccttaactagggggggttattattagtttatatatagactcGACATCAGTGTCATTGCTGCTGGGTGGCAGGGGAGCTCCCGGCTCATGCTGGCACCGAGGGGGCTTGATGTCATTTCATCTTCTCCATGTGCATGGAGAGCACGAACCGCCTTGCTGTCTAACTTATTTCTACCGTCTCTTGCGCACTCTGATGTGCCCCTCAGACTCTGGCACGATTCGTGCGCTTGTGCTCATACCAGAACCAAAGTGTGTCGTCTGCCCTGGCAGACAGGCTGAGGATGAACGTGCAGTGAATGTTGCGAGCCTAGTGAAGTTGGAAACAACGCTCGATGGGTATTCGCACAACTCACAAGTACACTTACTTCGTACCGGTACTCCCAGCCCTCGACCTGGCCTGCTTCTGAGCATTTGCGCAAACAAGATAGTAGCCGGGTTGATCGAGACCCTGGCTTTGGCGTCTTGGGGCTAGCTCCCGGGGGCCCGCGTCCCGGTTCAAAGTGACAGAACTGGGGCAGAGCTGGGAGGAGCTGAGAGATGGCGCGGGGTGGCACCGTGGGAATGAGCCCATGGGCACAGAGCGAGATATGGGCTGTTCCGACTTCTTTTTGTTTCTGTGCCACTTGTTTCGGTGTCCCTGACGACTAGACTGGTCGAGACTTGGAGCGTCCTATGTTGGCACGCAAATCAGGAACCAGCACGAGGTTGGTGTCTCAGAGACGAAGTGTCGTTCAACAACAGATGTTCTATTCCTGGGAACTAGCCTCTAGGTATTGCAGATTTGCGGGCACCGGGGAAAGGTTTCTGCAGGCATGGGGCGCTGCAATCTGCACGCTGCTTGAGCTTCTGTGGTGAACGGATACCTGGTACCATCCTGCAAGTCGTCAATATTTTCTGATCTGCGGAGCCTATGTCTCGACATCTACGGCTTAGCATTGATAATGTCTGCCGTATCAGGTGGCTAGAAATACCCATCTCTCGCCCACCCGTCACGTTCATCAATCAGACCCAAGCCTATTTTAGCCGCCAAGCTTGTCCTGGTTCGTCGCAGCAAGCAGAGTGTAGAGAAGGGGGCCTGCAAGTCCGCAGGTCCGCAGTGATTCCGTGGGATACAAGGATGATTATGCAGCGGGTTTATCCCCCCTCTAACCCCATCTCCAGAGTCCAGGGTTCAAGGACATGCAAACCACTGCAAGCCTGCAAGGACTACAAGCGAGGTATTGCTAACCATTACCCAATGATCTAATGGCCTTGCAAGACGCCTCAAAGATGTCTGGTGTTGCGCTCTGGTCTGAGAGAATCTATTAAAGCAATAAGATGGGCACATGGATGTCGAGCCCTCGTCCATAACAATGACATGCCGCTAACATGGCCACATGCCAGGACAGTTGGAGAGATCACGCTTTCTAAGCTGACAGCTGAGTCGTCATCCTGGACAACTCCACCGGAGGCAATTTGCTTCCCTTGATTGTCCCACGTGGGAGGGGCCAGATACCGCTCCCGACACTATGGCCTCAATCTCCTCTCTCCGTCTCGATCTACACTGCACCTTTCCCATGTGCCTCAAAGGGAGGCAATGATGGCCAGGaataattagcccctatccCGGCAGATGCTGATTTAGCCCCCAAAAGAACGTGCACAATAGACTCCAGGGACGAGAAACCCAAGACACCAAGGTCTAGATCAACAACACCGGAGTGAACGAGATTGTTCATTCTCGACATAATCTCACAGGAACAGGTCTCCAAAGCCAAGCACGTAAGCACATAGACAACCAAACGTGCTGCGTATTGTCTGCAACCGAGTCTGACAACACACCCTACAGTCTCAATAGTCAGTCAAATCAACCATATTATTAGCCTTTCCACCCCGTTAGCCCGCATCTGTTAAACACACTTTACAATCCCTCCCCAGGACGCTAGGCGCCTCCGGGCTAGGGAAAAAATGCGACAAGCAGTCAGTCGAAAGCTTCGTGGTAGCACTTACCGGCTTGCACGGCAAGGTCCTTGGTTCTTCCCAGCTTAAGCCAAGCATCAAGTTTGGGCGAAACGCAAGATGACTCCACGCAattccctcccctcccctccccccgTCCAACGTTCGCGCGCGGTGATCAAGCCAAAGGAGCCTCACAAACGGTGACAGAAACTTCAGAACCCTTCACAATCGACCTCAATTGGGGCCTAAGCCTTGGCAACCATGGGCTTCGATTAGATGGCATCGGAACGGAATGCCGCTTTCTGGACTTGGCTTGGCTCATGCGCCAGCCGCGCCTTTCCTCTTCAGCCTTTGCTAATGACAGTATCCCCGAGTTGCCCCCTTGCCTTGCGGCTTGGCAACCTTAGACATAGGCATTGCTGCGAGCATTCAGGAAGGGATGCGTCGCACCGTCGCCAAATCTTTCTTCTTGGCAGGCAGACAACGGCATCTCTATCGCCGCTCCGGGCCCTTCTCACTCTAGGACTACTGCGTCAATGAGGCGAGGTATCGCCATCACGAGTGGGCATTTGAGGCTTGGCGCGCGCCCTCAGCCATCAGCCATCGAGATTGCCAAATGTCCCATTTTTTGCCCCTAGAACGTCCCAAGTTTGATTTGGAAAGATGTTCACGCCTCAGGGTTTCACGGGCTCGGGCTGTAACGTGGTTGTTGACTCGCAGAGAAACAGATTAGGAAACATGTGCCTATGCTATACAAAAGAAGCTACTGGAACTTCTTCTTGCGCATCAGACATGCAATGTAAACTTTCGGGCGGAACCCGAGTGTCGCGTAGTTCATCCTTCATAGTCCCATCCGAAGAGAGTCGAATCGCTGGGCAGACTCAAGGTCATCGTCAAGGTTTAGGGCAGAGATATTACCATGGCGAGAAGGTCCAGCCCCATCCTTTCCACATGATCGTACCATAACGACACCTCTCTGCTTCCTTTTTCTCTGATTATCAACAAGCCACAGAGAGGCTCTACGAATCGGTACCGTGGCCTGCCCTACGAGCTGAACCACCACTCCTCCTCCAACCCAACCCCAGATTTTAGGGCTCTCTGTTGGAAACCGTCCCtgcagggggggggggggggggctttTCAAAGAGACCGAACCGGATGAGAAGCCATACCCCTCCACGCCCTCTAACCTTTCCCTCCCTGGGTGTTCTAACTATGGTGAGCTCAGTCAAACTTGGCTCTAGCAACTCCCTGCCGCTGGCGGAACGTTTCTGGGAGCATCCCGGGGCCCTTGGCAAGCCCTCGAAACTCAAGCCGCCTCGCTGGCGGGGCCGCATTTCTCGTCCGTCAAAGCTGGTAGCTCACAGACTCAAAGTCCACACTTTTTACTCACAGAAAAATCAAGGTTCAGCCAGACCCCGGGTCTGGCCGCGGATCATCTCCCCTCCTGCTTCTTTGGATATCATGCTCTTGGCTGTGTCGGACAGCTCGGACGCCCGCTGTCGTCTTGGAGCGGGGGACCCTGCCTTCTTTTCTTCCCCTGCCCCTCCACGAATACCTATCTCGTCGTTCTTCAGACTCCATTGTCACTCGGCCCTCGGGGCGGCCCCCGACCATTGATAAATGACAGTAACGTTAACGGCTTCCCTCAACGTGGTCAATTATCCAAACCTCGGAAGAGGCTGCGGACGGTTCGTGATCATAAGCGAAGACAGATTGCAGTCCTAGCCTCATGGATATCCAAGCTACCCTGGCGAATCAGAGATGCTACCGCTGGACAGCCCTGACGACATAGCGTAGCAGTCTGGATAATTCGCATCGTAATATCCCAAGGGGGCTGGGCTGTGATAATGCTCTCGACCTGGCCATGAGATTCAGATCATTGAGATGCGGTGATAATTATTTCCGTACAACTTGTTCAGTATGGACTAATCTGAGTCGTCGCTGGACTAATCTGGCCCGTAACCACAACGTGACCACGGCTCCCAGACTTGGCATGAGGGGACACCTCTCTTTTTGTCCTCTGTCAAACCTCAGTTGACTCGAGTCGACTCAGAGACGTTTCGTTCGTACCTCTTCAAAAAACGAGCTGGCAAATCACAGCCGTTGGTGTCACAAGATTTCCAACACTAGCGAGTCAAGAAGCTCACAAAGGGCCATGCTTTCCCCCAAGAGAAGAGGGATCGATGATCGTGTTTCCGTAGCCCGTGGGTAGGTGGTTGGTCGAACGCCTAGACACCATGCTGGCGCCGGACGACAGGTCGCCCGTCGTATCCTCTCCCACGTTATCCGTAAAGCAAAGGCAGACGTCGTATTCTCTCTCTGTTTCCTCGGCAGGGAAAAGAACACGACCTGTGCTTCCAATGGGGAAGCCTGACTTGGGAAGTTCAGGCTTTGGCGAGTGCTCACAACGATCAACCCAACCTCCTTGTGGAAACCCATACCTCAAGCAGAAAATGCCGTGACCTCCATAAGTCCCGTCCATAACGTCGTACGCCCGTTCCCCATCCCGAATCACCCCGCGAAAGTGAAGCTCGGGCTATCACCCGGCCGGTGATGCTGTGGGAGCCCGGTATCCCTCCGCGTCTACCTTCCCGCAGTTCCCGGTTGTGGATCTTTTTTGGTTCTTCTTCGTCCGCGGCTGTCTCGTCTCTGTCTACGATCCCGCTGCCGAGTGCCCAATCCCGATTCGCAGTGTCCTCTTCTCGATCTTTGCCCCCCTGATTATCGATCAAAGAGGAGAATCCGAGCGTCTACGCAGGAGACAACGTAAGACAGGAGGGGTCCTGGCCATGATCCGTTGCCGAGAAGTTTCCGATCTGTCAAAACCTCTCCCCGTGATGAAGGGTGGGACCCATATGCTCCGCAATGCGGGCGCAGGGCGGACTCGGTAGTTGAGATTAGATCGAACTTGAGGCTCCGTCACCGCGTGTCCGCCGATCTGGGGAACTCGACTGCGTTCCAACGGTCACGGTAATAAAGGAAAAaatcgtcttttttttttccccttgcAGAAGTAAACCCACAACCCGGTGTCTTGGGTTCGGCCCGTCTTTGATACTTTTGATGTTGGTATCTTTCGGGCGGTTCTCTGATCTCTCGATAGGCACCAGTTAGTTCAGCGGAACTCTGGAGGTTCCATCTGAAGTTCGAATGATCACTCCTGGCAGCTTCCAGGCATACTATCTTGCCCCTTGCGTTTCTTGGTGGAAACATTGCTGGCAAAATCAGTTCCAGAATGACTACCATTCTAGCCACGCTGTCAACCTCGAGGCCGACGTGATATCAAAGTCTACCGGTGCTGCCGACTGATTCCAGAAATAACATCCTCTCCGGTCTGCAATAGATTCCTATAGTACCACAGGCTGACAGCATCACGCCCTCTCTCCTTGGAATCGTTCTCGCAAAAGTTGCACATCCGGCAGCGTGGACGTCTAATTCCGTAATTCCGTAGTCTATCTCTGGCTTAACTTCCCCAGGATGACCCGGTGACGAAAGCCACCTCCGCATCGCCCGCCCTCCCCGCATCACCACCTCCAGGCTCCCCGTGCTCGCAATGACCAATTCGCGTCGGCAGTTCTTTCATTGGCCGTTTAAGCTTTCCTCGGACGCCAGTTGTGTCGCCGACGTAATTTCGAGTTGCGAGAGAGTGGTGATTTTCCAGCAGTCCTTCCAAGGTTTGGTGATGTCAGGTCTTTGGGTTTCGGAACGGGCTTGTAAGACGGATTTATGTACGAGATGGTTGATCGGGTTTGCGGTTTGCCTGGCGCAAATAACGTACATGGAGTACGAAGACAAGATATTTATGTCGTGCCATCCGTGACGTCCAACCCTGGCGTGAGTCGTTCATCAGAGGCCCAAGTCGTGATCTTGCTGCTCGAATTCGCGGTAAATTTGTAAAAGGTTGATAACGCCTAGGTATCTCGACGGTGCCTATTCTAGCTTTGTCCGTCAAAGCCCCAGCCAACTATGGACTCCCCAATAGACGCGTTAGACCCGAATGACACCAGTCACACTTACACCGAAGTTGCCGGACTCTTCTTCCGAAAGTACTGGCCGATCCTGCTCCCTCTCGCTGTGTTAGTCAACGTCTTCCGCACCCGCTACCTATCTCCGCTCCGTCGATATCCCGGGCCGTTCATCGCCTCAACGACCCGTTTGTGGAAAGTCCTATCTACCGCATCGCGACGTACACACCTCGACCACATAGCTCTCCACAGGAAATATGGCCCGGTCGTGCGTATTGCGCCGAACGAGGTCTCCATCGCCTCGCCCGAGGCAGCGCGACACGTTCTGAGCGCCGGCAAGCGGTTCTACAAGACGGCGTTCTACGGCGTCTTTCCACCACCGGAGAATCCTGACATCTTCACGGAGGTCAACGAGGACGCTCAcgcgaggaagaagaaggtcgCCAACGTTCCGTATAGCATGGCGGCGATGCAGCAGCTAAGCCCCTTCATTGACGATACCGTCGACCTGCTGGTTACTAAACTCGCCGGGTTCACGTCGCGGCCTATGGAGTACAAGGCTGACAAGTATGTTGATCTCGGGGCGTGGTTGCACTACTTTGCATTTGACGTGCTTGGAGAGGTGGCTTTCTCCCGAAGCTTCGGTTTCCTGGCGGAGGGCAAAGACGTGGAGGATGCCATCGCCACTATTGACCGCTCACAGGCGTACAATGGGATTGTTGGTCAGGTTCCGTGGGTTGACTTGCTTTTGCGGCGGAACCCTTTGTGGAAGCTATTCCCAACGTTGAATACGAAGAATGCGCCCATCACTCGAATTGCCTTGAGTGAGATGGAGAGAAGACGGCCTTTTGATAAGGAGAGCGAGGGCAAGCTGAGGAATGATGACGGGAGGCAAGATCTCCTAGCGAGTTTGATCAAGGGACACTTGAAGGACACTGAGAAATTTACCGAAGGTGACGTCTTTGCTGTTGCCCACGGCGCGATGTAAGTTTGATCAACGCATGAGAGTAGCCGATGCCTTGGACTAAcgaacttatttataatagcttcgcTGGATCAGACTCGACAGCTTCGACCATGCAATCACTCTTCTGGCACATCCTTTCGGCGCCACAAATTCACACAAGAATGGTTGCTGAAATCGAAGATGCCGTCAAATCCGGGTCGATGCCTCCAACTGGCAACATCTCATGGAAAGAAGCCCAGGAGCTGCCGTACTTTCAAGCATGCCTGAAAGAGGCTATGCGCGTGCGGCCAGCAGTAGGACTCAACATCAGCCGCGTGGTTCCACCAGAAGGAGCCGAACTCGACGGCCGATTCTTCCCCGGTGGGACGCAGGTGGCTGTCAACGGCTGGGTCTTGCACCGCGATAAGCGCACTTTCGGCGAAGATGCGGATGATTATCGCCCTGAGCGGTGGCTGGTAGATGTTGAAGAAGCAAAGAAGATGGAGCGATACATGTTCCAAGTGAGTAGACCAAGCTATTCTGGCGCTATTGAAGCTAACGATGATGTCCAGTTCGGTGGTGGAAGCCATGTTTGTATCGGCCGGAACCTAGCTCTGTTAGAAATCAACAAGGTCGTGCCGCGTCTCTTCAGAGACTTCAAGTTCGAGTTGGCGCATCCTGGCCGGCCGTTGAGAGCAAGTGCTACGTTCTTTGTTGTACAAGATGGCCTGGAGGTATTGATTGAGCGACGGGAATTGGCCTAGACACCTGTCCATGGTGCGAACATGCCAGTGTACATGAGCAGATGACTATGCAGTAAGACTTTCATAGCACTGCGACTGAATGAAGTTGATAATGTGTATTAACCCGACTGTGCTATTTAAATACTGAGAGTCTTTGGGAACATTGTCGATACTACTAGGCCGAACCTGACCACCTCACTGGAAGCGTCCGTAGGAGAATGGCTCAGACAAGTGACAACGAAGGCCGTCGTTGAATTCTAATCTCCCCCGACTTCCGCCCCGGGGGAGTGGTCGCCGCCTCGTCTCTGCATACAACGTCGGACAAAGCCCGACGCTTAGCTGCCAAATCGGAGCGAAACATGCCACTCGCGTGTCTTCATTGTGGGCTGGGATGATGCGAGACCAGGCTAAATCACCGGATTGGCTACGGAGAAAATCCTTATTCTGCAAGCTCTTAATCGACAATCCAGTGTGCCAGTCAAACACGACCGACTGCGGAATCGGGGTGTTGCTGCGGGGTGTCAGATGCGGTATCACCATCGCGGCGCGATATGGCGTCACGCCGGGCTCGGCCCCGACCCCACCGAGGCTGTCGTTATCTCCAACCCGGAGCCGTGGGCGGCCAACTATCGGGGAACTTGGGTGTTTTGATAAAAGTGCTTGCATGACCCGGTTTCTGCAGCTCTGATGTGCAGGTGAAGCGTTTTGTAACTTTGAACTCTATTTGAGAACTCGAAACGACGAAATGGGGAGCACAAGCCAGCCACAGCAGCTTCAAGTTGCCATCATCGGCGCAGGTATCGCCGGTTTGACAGCTGCGATCGCGTTGAAAGAACACCCAGGTATCAACGTTCAGATATATGATAAGGCGACAGAGCTTCGAGAAGTCGGTGCTTCTATTGCTCTGGGCCCGAATGGCCTGCGTACGTTGGAGAAGCTGGGTGTTCACAATGCTCTCGACGATTCGATTGCTTTCCGCAACAAGTCGGGTTTTCCAATGATCTACCGGTGAGTGCGTCAATGATACATGGCGTGAGGAACGAACCTGACCATAGAATTAGCCATTACAAGACCGGCGAGATCGTCTCGGTAGATGAGCACCACGGAAGCGTGGAGGCCCGCCATAAGACGGCAAGATTCCACCGTCCGCATCTGCAGCAGGCTTTGCTCAAGCACATCGACCCTGCCCACATTCACCTCAAAAAGGCCTTCAAAAACATCGAGAATGAAGAGTCAACAGGCAGGCTGAGGATCACATTTGTTGATGGCACCGCCGTCACGGCAGACATCCTCCTCGGCGCGGACGGCATCCACTCTGGAGTGCGGAGCTTCTACGTCCCGTCATCTCGGTCAAAGTGGACCGGTTGGACAGCATTCCGTGCGGTGTATCCCGTCTCCCATCTGTCTCACATCACCGATATTCCAGACGAGGCGGAGCACTGGTGGGGGATCGATCGGACGTGGTTCATGTCGAAGCTTGGCAAAGATCTGTTCTGCATCGTCGCGTCTCACCAAAGCGACCCTGACGCCCCGGATGCCCTGTATAAAGATACGGTGTGGAATACTGGCAGCGACATCAACTTGCTCAAGAAGCACTACAGCGAGTGGCACCGTCTGGTGCGCGAAATCATCGAGGCGACGCCTGCGGATTCATTGAAGGTGTATCCCAACGCTTCTGCCCACGGGCTAGAGAGCTGGGTTCTGGGCCAGGATAGAGTGACATTTGCTGGCGATGCGGCGCATGCCCATGGTGGAGCTTTCGCTGCGGGTGGGAGTCTCGCGATTGACGACGCCTGGGCTTTTGCGGCATCGATCCAGCACGTGTTTCCACCTTCAGCCACGGAGCTTCCGTCAGCAGCAGACATTGCGAAAGCGCTGAAGTTGTATGAGAAGACCCGAAAATCACATACGGATAGAGTGCTTGATACAGTCCATTCGACGAATAAGAAGAAGGTCGAAAGGCTGGCTGTGGTGGAGAACGATGATGGCTTGCGGGCGAGGATGAAGAATCGAGTCGAGCCTGTTTGGATCCATGAACATGATGTCGAATCGGTATTCAGGCAGGTTTTGGCGCAGGAAAAAAGCCTTGAAGTTTCAGGAGCGACATCGAATCCGTCAGAAGTACAGATAGAAAGCCGCCTTTAGATGCTGAACATGGTGCCCCGAAGTTGAGAAATCTTGGTGGCTTTCGTGAGAGAATCTCCCAAGAAATCCCCTAGAAGTGGCAGCAATGATGGTGGTGTATCCGCCCTCGGCCATACTATGTGGATGCTTTCGAAATGCTATAGCAACGAGTAGGTCATCTATTTGACAAAGATCTGATCATCTGCCGTGTATCACACTTCGTCAGCACTGCTCGAATCACGCCTGAATACTCATGGGGGATAATTGCAGTTTCCCAAGCCCCGTGCTGATATTACAATCGTAGAAAGCTGCACTGAACGGGAGACAATGGTTTCGAGTAGATGGAGCGGTCCTTTGTAACCCTAGTCAAGATGCTCTTTGGTGTTGTTTGGTGTTGGTTGGTGTTGGTTTGCGAGCAGCGGCAGGGAAGGGAGCTGTAGCCTGTAGGTACGTCCCTGCGCCAGTCCCATTAGATCCCGCTGGTGGTCTGTGCTGACTCACACTTCTCGGCTCCACTCTGATAGCGGTGATTGGCCAATATCGCGGCCGTTTTCTAAGTATTCCGGGCTAAGCGCCGGTCCCTAGTTGTCCCTGCTTCTCGTCCAATTATTGAGCTCGTACAGGTCCACTCTGCGCTCCTTCCCGTCTTGCAGTGTGATGCAAGTACCTTCGTACCTTCGCATCTCTCCCTTCCTCACTGAGACCTGCGAGCTGCGAGCTGCGACATCCCAGCGATCCTCATCCTCAGccgctcttcctcctcctcccaagGACGACGCCGGGGGGCTGCATTCCAGTACGAAGCGTTTGCTTCTTTCTCCCCTCTTTCGACCCTTGTTGTGTGGCTGCTGCGCCCGTTCTCTCGCTCGCGACCTTCCTTCCTCACCGACCGTTTACCCCGCCGAGCGGTTGCGACCAACGCGCAGAATGCCTTCTTAGTACTTCAACCTCTTCCCCGACGTGCAAATACCAACATGGCACAACATTGCGTCTACTCAATGCTTCTTTGATAACTGGCAATACGAAGCGATAGGCTATGAGGCCGGATCTATGCCGTCTACTCACTATCCACATTAGCAGGTATGCTCTTGAAGCTTAGACATGGACTTGGATTCTGACCTCCCTCTCCGCTCAAAGCTCCTCGATCCGACCATGGCACCGCACACGAAGACCGCCCAGTCAGCTCCGAGAACCCCGAAGAAACCTACCCAAATCGACCGAGTCAGAGATGTCATTGACAAGCTCAATCGAGAATACAATCTCGCCATCGAGATACCCGATGTGACACTTACACCGTCGTCAACCCGGCAGCGCGCCAAACAAGACACCGCTTTTGCCCGCAGCGAAAAGATTGTCCGTGGCATCCGATTCCATTGCTTCCAAAGCAACTTGCTGGACAGGATTCTCGATTCCTTTCACATGGAAGCTAGAGCTGCCAGTGAGAAGTGGATTCGGTTTGATGATGCCGAACCTGGAGGGGCTCCCAAGGCTGAATCACCCGGCCAATTATTACAGTTGCAGGTACTTCTCGACGACATATTGGATACGGCCTATGCTCAGGTCAAGGCACCCAAATTGACTCGGAATCACACCGGACCAGCAGTCTTCGCCTCGACTGAATCAAGCAAGTCAAAGAGGAGATCCGAA
The window above is part of the Colletotrichum lupini chromosome 9, complete sequence genome. Proteins encoded here:
- a CDS encoding benzoate 4-monooxygenase cytochrome P450, whose translation is MDSPIDALDPNDTSHTYTEVAGLFFRKYWPILLPLAVLVNVFRTRYLSPLRRYPGPFIASTTRLWKVLSTASRRTHLDHIALHRKYGPVVRIAPNEVSIASPEAARHVLSAGKRFYKTAFYGVFPPPENPDIFTEVNEDAHARKKKVANVPYSMAAMQQLSPFIDDTVDLLVTKLAGFTSRPMEYKADKYVDLGAWLHYFAFDVLGEVAFSRSFGFLAEGKDVEDAIATIDRSQAYNGIVGQVPWVDLLLRRNPLWKLFPTLNTKNAPITRIALSEMERRRPFDKESEGKLRNDDGRQDLLASLIKGHLKDTEKFTEGDVFAVAHGAIFAGSDSTASTMQSLFWHILSAPQIHTRMVAEIEDAVKSGSMPPTGNISWKEAQELPYFQACLKEAMRVRPAVGLNISRVVPPEGAELDGRFFPGGTQVAVNGWVLHRDKRTFGEDADDYRPERWLVDVEEAKKMERYMFQFGGGSHVCIGRNLALLEINKVVPRLFRDFKFELAHPGRPLRASATFFVVQDGLEVLIERRELA